The DNA sequence TGGTTCTAagccaatctaacaaatcctcggggtttagaCTACCATAAAAATCAGGTATTTCTACCTTTACATCCTTGTTGTGCTCTTGTTGAAAAGCCTCGACCATTGAGTCATCCGAATCTGAAAATGGCTCCTCCTCTTGGATACCTCGGCCTCCTCTTCCACCCATGTAAGCACGGCCTCTAACCGCCCCGTGGTGGTGGTCCTCTTCctcttggtggtgttggaatattagccatgataacattgaaggaatccaacatcaagtcacattttttttttggtaaaatgtaaaaaTATATTAAAGCTCAAAGACCATATATAATCAATTTACATGGAGTTTTTCTAGCACAAACTCAGCCACCTGACTGCAATTTTGCACACATATGCTATTACATAAGTTTCTCAATCTATTGCTTATCTTTCCTAGCCATAATGCCATGTGATTGCTGCTGTATCCTTCTTCTAATGTCCCCTTGAATCATGACAACACATCTGCTAGGACTAATTATAGTATGTTCATGCCTGCTCTCATTTCTTTGCTTCCAAATGTAGTACATGGTAGCATTTAGAATGATGTTCAGTATCCCATTCTTCAGTCTGGTGAACCTTCTATGCCGCCACCAGTTTTGAGTATTGTCAACAGACATTTGCACTCCCGTCCATTCCTGTATCTTCTGAATTACTCTCCTGCTGTACTGACACTTAAAGAAGAGATGATGAGCCAATTCTTCCTCTTGAGCACGAATACAGCAGTTGCTATCGAGGCTTATACCAAGTCTATATAGTTTATCCTTGGTATTAAAGCCTTGTCGATAGTAGAGCCAAGAAATAAAACTGTGTTTAGGAATAGACCATTTGGTCCAAACAATATGATGCCAGTTTACTTCCTGCCTGTCATGTCTTAACCAGAGATAGCCCTTTTTAATAGTGTATTCCTTGTAAGGTGCATTGATCCATTCATTCTGGTTGTATGCTGGTTGAAACTCCCTCTTCATTTTGCAGACCTTCTTCCAAGTCCAGCTGGCCACATTTTTCAGATAGTTGAGtgacttgtgtttcaattccggtaagcctttcttcactcatggttgtttttttttttgaaggcgGTTAAGGTATGTAATTACCTCaaaacccaagactaacacaagatagaATTGTGTTATAACCTTGCTCTGATTATCACTTTGAAGTAAAACTCAAAGGACTTAATTTTGGACAGAATTAGACTCGTAAATGGGTTGTATTTGTGACTGAAATGGACACGAAAAATAATGAACAAAACAAGGATATGACTTAGACGAAATCACGAAGCAAGTCTAAGACTAGGAATCTCATCCAAGATCATAAAGCAATGACTAAATTCTGccccaaagcactaagcaaatggagggttttctgcactaagcaagaagaatttTAAGTAGAAAACGCAGTTTTCAAACTTAGCTTTTTTTTATCAactcaaatctgatttttacataGAGAAAAGAGCtccttgatacgtgcattttatatagtctttttaggccttttcatgcaagtatttccatgcttttatcgtagtttatgctacgaaatgccccgaatatgctactttgatttgttttgtcttatttgcaggaatggaccataaaatagtgaaatca is a window from the Silene latifolia isolate original U9 population unplaced genomic scaffold, ASM4854445v1 scaffold_208, whole genome shotgun sequence genome containing:
- the LOC141638657 gene encoding uncharacterized protein LOC141638657; protein product: MKREFQPAYNQNEWINAPYKEYTIKKGYLWLRHDRQEVNWHHIVWTKWSIPKHSFISWLYYRQGFNTKDKLYRLGISLDSNCCIRAQEEELAHHLFFKCQYSRRVIQKIQEWTGVQMSVDNTQNWWRHRRFTRLKNGILNIILNATMYYIWKQRNESRHEHTIISPSRCVVMIQGDIRRRIQQQSHGIMARKDKQ